From a single Micromonospora carbonacea genomic region:
- a CDS encoding dipeptidase, which yields MLEQAKRYTGYTAYDYLEAGKDFKKFRYAEQIGRVPAYAGLDLSDSQRERTQRLLRDEIVISLHDHVQVFPEDMGQLREHIRAGREPTGYLGLSRSGMTAVFDNGMDGTCCISSDAGWKYTDVLFDLGVRMADIAHQDYVIKAESLKDIYHAHETGRLAHVFALEAATMIENEVDRLDVLYGFGVRQIGIAYSEANMLGGGLKERGDGGLTYFGERAVERMNKLGLAIDISHSGDRTAMDVIQKSTKPVFITHCGSREVWPTNRMKPDAVIAACAERGGVLGLEAAPHTTLSPAHPRHSLESVMDHFVHAVDLIGIDHVAFGPDTLFGDHVGLHDAFAANLSTKEAHGRVEYPKVEYVDGLENPAECFYNIIGWLVAHDYSDDEIRKVIGGNTIRVLEEVWV from the coding sequence ATGCTTGAACAGGCGAAGCGCTACACCGGCTACACGGCGTACGACTACCTGGAGGCCGGCAAGGACTTCAAGAAGTTCCGGTACGCCGAGCAGATCGGCCGGGTGCCGGCCTACGCCGGCCTCGACCTCTCCGACAGCCAGCGGGAACGCACGCAGCGGCTGCTGCGCGACGAGATCGTCATCTCGCTGCACGACCACGTCCAGGTCTTCCCCGAGGACATGGGCCAGCTCCGCGAGCACATCCGGGCCGGCCGCGAACCCACCGGCTACCTCGGCCTGTCCCGCTCCGGCATGACCGCCGTGTTCGACAACGGCATGGACGGCACCTGCTGCATCTCCAGCGACGCCGGCTGGAAGTACACCGACGTGCTGTTCGACCTCGGCGTGCGGATGGCCGACATCGCCCACCAGGACTACGTGATCAAGGCCGAGTCGCTCAAGGACATCTACCACGCCCACGAGACCGGCCGGCTCGCGCACGTGTTCGCCCTCGAAGCCGCCACCATGATCGAGAACGAGGTCGACCGCCTCGACGTGCTCTACGGCTTCGGCGTCCGGCAGATCGGCATCGCCTACTCCGAGGCCAACATGCTCGGCGGCGGCCTCAAGGAGCGCGGCGACGGCGGCCTGACCTACTTCGGCGAGCGGGCCGTCGAACGCATGAACAAGCTCGGCCTGGCCATCGACATCTCCCACTCCGGCGACCGCACCGCCATGGACGTGATCCAGAAGTCCACCAAGCCGGTGTTCATCACCCACTGCGGCTCCCGCGAGGTGTGGCCGACCAACCGGATGAAGCCCGACGCGGTCATCGCCGCCTGCGCCGAGCGCGGCGGGGTGCTCGGCCTGGAGGCCGCCCCGCACACCACCCTGTCCCCGGCCCACCCCCGGCACAGCCTGGAATCGGTCATGGACCACTTCGTCCACGCGGTCGACCTCATCGGCATCGACCACGTGGCCTTCGGCCCCGACACCCTCTTCGGCGACCACGTCGGGCTGCACGACGCCTTCGCGGCGAACCTGTCCACCAAGGAGGCCCACGGCCGCGTCGAGTACCCCAAGGTCGAGTACGTCGACGGCCTGGAGAACCCCGCCGAGTGCTTCTACAACATCATCGGGTGGCTCGTGGCCCACGACTACTCCGACGACGAGATCCGCAAGGTCATCGGTGGCAACACCATCCGCGTCCTCGAGGAGGTCTGGGTCTGA
- a CDS encoding ABC transporter substrate-binding protein, producing the protein MRLRLPLVAATALAAVAATAACSPSAPSESAGQGGDKNATLTVATTTDVVNFNPLLGNSRTDGWITNLMYPRLLTIDANGAKQPYLAADRGYSDPTTGFYELRGDMKWSDGTAVSAADVAYTINTIMTKKPAGNVVYGQLANVESASAPTATRVELKLKRPDATVVDEVGFWMNVVPKHVFEKAPDAGTFANNSDWVSAGPFKLTTVAKGQSYTLERVTPYPMAPAGTPNVAKVVYRVYPDVNTEILALRNGDVDLIANALPPAQVKTLQSTPGVKVQEVPGLGYAHMTYNMTRKPLDNLKVRQALAHAVDYEAIRSVVLQGQAVTTGSSPIPPVLKDFVKPDLKEYAFDPALARKLVTESGVGTLRPLTMIYSLQDAVTSQWAQLVKDNAAQAGITIELQGMDRNTYLAKTAAGEYDIYAGNFAIMDDPATNMALTFLPDGAINYTKVDDPALSALITKATATTDKAAQKDLIWQAATLVHDNVYDNVMYMQNLYVAHSDKWDGFVVKPSELLSVVDPQSLANARKVG; encoded by the coding sequence ATGCGTCTCCGCCTACCCCTCGTCGCCGCCACCGCGCTCGCCGCGGTGGCCGCGACGGCAGCCTGCAGCCCCAGCGCGCCGAGCGAATCGGCCGGCCAGGGCGGCGACAAGAACGCCACCCTCACCGTCGCCACCACCACCGACGTGGTCAACTTCAACCCGCTGCTGGGCAACAGCCGCACCGACGGCTGGATCACCAACCTGATGTACCCGCGGCTGCTCACCATCGACGCCAACGGCGCCAAGCAGCCGTACCTGGCCGCCGACCGCGGCTACAGCGACCCCACCACCGGCTTCTACGAGCTGCGCGGCGACATGAAGTGGAGCGACGGCACCGCCGTCAGCGCCGCCGACGTCGCGTACACCATCAACACGATCATGACGAAGAAGCCCGCCGGCAACGTCGTCTACGGCCAGCTCGCCAACGTCGAGTCCGCCTCCGCCCCGACGGCCACCCGCGTCGAGCTCAAGCTCAAGCGGCCCGACGCCACCGTCGTCGACGAGGTCGGCTTCTGGATGAACGTCGTGCCCAAGCACGTCTTCGAGAAGGCCCCCGACGCGGGCACCTTCGCCAACAACAGCGACTGGGTCAGCGCCGGGCCGTTCAAGCTCACCACCGTCGCCAAGGGCCAGAGCTACACCCTGGAACGGGTCACCCCGTACCCGATGGCCCCCGCCGGCACCCCCAACGTGGCGAAGGTCGTCTACCGGGTCTACCCCGACGTCAACACCGAGATCCTCGCCCTGCGCAACGGCGACGTGGACCTCATCGCCAACGCCCTGCCCCCGGCCCAGGTCAAGACCCTCCAGTCGACCCCCGGCGTCAAGGTCCAGGAGGTGCCGGGCCTCGGGTACGCCCACATGACGTACAACATGACCCGCAAGCCCCTGGACAACCTCAAGGTGCGGCAGGCCCTCGCCCACGCCGTCGACTACGAGGCCATCCGCTCCGTCGTGCTCCAGGGCCAGGCGGTCACCACCGGCTCCAGCCCCATCCCGCCGGTGCTCAAGGACTTCGTCAAGCCCGACCTCAAGGAGTACGCCTTCGACCCGGCGCTGGCCCGCAAGCTGGTCACCGAGTCCGGCGTCGGCACCCTGCGCCCGCTCACGATGATCTACTCGCTCCAGGACGCCGTCACCTCGCAGTGGGCGCAGCTGGTCAAGGACAACGCCGCCCAGGCCGGCATCACCATCGAGCTGCAGGGCATGGACCGCAACACCTACCTGGCCAAGACCGCCGCCGGCGAGTACGACATCTACGCCGGCAACTTCGCCATCATGGACGACCCAGCCACCAACATGGCCCTGACGTTCCTGCCCGACGGCGCCATCAACTACACCAAGGTCGACGACCCGGCGCTGAGCGCGCTGATCACCAAGGCCACCGCGACCACCGACAAGGCCGCCCAGAAGGACCTGATCTGGCAGGCCGCCACCCTCGTGCACGACAACGTCTACGACAACGTCATGTACATGCAGAACCTCTACGTCGCGCACAGCGACAAGTGGGACGGCTTCGTGGTCAAGCCCAGCGAGCTGCTGTCGGTGGTCGACCCGCAGTCCCTGGCGAACGCGCGGAAGGTCGGCTGA
- a CDS encoding M24 family metallopeptidase — protein sequence MLSTQRLPVDFYRSVQDDVRAAADRAGLAAVLTDHPDDVAYLTGFFHHPCERPVAVLLPVDGPTRLLLPELEREHAQAQHAAADLVSYPEFPGRVPPFTHLRDVAGRVGHPGSTAAARVAEIARDLPRAALEIADVVGTARLRKRPEEIALHAEAARITDLMLVAGRELVEQALAAGGELPSEAELAAHVTRVGTTTMYADHADVVVVPLLAGGLVYAGPNSAHPHGLPSGYRLRPGDTFMLSLGCAVGGRYVEGERTFLLGEPSAAQRRYYEAVRAAQQAGTEFLGPGVVCADANRHCLDVIRAAGLAGFLRHRQGHGIGLGMHEPPWLADGDPTVLEEGMVVSNEPGIYVPGHAGYRISDSMLITESGARPFTSYPRSLDDVVIPVP from the coding sequence GTGCTGTCGACCCAACGGCTCCCCGTGGACTTCTACCGGTCGGTGCAGGACGACGTGCGCGCCGCCGCCGACCGTGCCGGCCTGGCCGCCGTCCTCACCGACCACCCCGACGACGTCGCCTACCTCACCGGCTTCTTCCACCACCCCTGCGAACGACCGGTGGCCGTGCTGCTGCCCGTCGACGGGCCCACCCGGCTGCTGCTGCCCGAGCTGGAGCGCGAGCACGCGCAGGCCCAGCACGCCGCCGCCGACCTGGTGTCCTACCCGGAGTTCCCCGGCCGCGTCCCGCCGTTCACCCACCTGCGCGACGTCGCCGGCCGGGTCGGTCACCCCGGCAGCACCGCCGCCGCCCGCGTCGCCGAGATCGCCCGGGACCTGCCCCGCGCCGCGCTGGAGATCGCCGACGTGGTCGGCACGGCCCGGCTGCGCAAGCGGCCCGAGGAGATCGCCCTGCACGCCGAGGCCGCCCGGATCACCGACCTCATGCTGGTCGCCGGCCGCGAGCTCGTCGAGCAGGCCCTCGCCGCCGGCGGCGAACTGCCGAGCGAGGCCGAGCTGGCCGCGCACGTCACCCGGGTCGGCACCACCACGATGTACGCCGACCACGCCGACGTCGTGGTGGTGCCCCTGCTCGCCGGCGGCCTCGTCTACGCCGGCCCCAACAGCGCCCACCCGCACGGCCTGCCCTCGGGCTACCGGCTGCGCCCCGGCGACACGTTCATGCTCTCTCTCGGCTGCGCCGTCGGCGGCCGGTACGTCGAGGGCGAGCGCACGTTCCTCCTCGGCGAGCCCAGCGCCGCGCAGCGCCGCTACTACGAGGCGGTGCGCGCCGCGCAGCAGGCCGGCACCGAGTTCCTCGGCCCGGGAGTGGTCTGCGCCGACGCCAACCGGCACTGCCTCGACGTGATCCGCGCCGCCGGCCTGGCCGGGTTCCTGCGCCACCGGCAGGGCCACGGCATCGGCCTCGGCATGCACGAGCCGCCCTGGCTGGCCGACGGCGACCCGACCGTCCTGGAGGAGGGCATGGTCGTCTCCAACGAGCCCGGCATCTACGTGCCCGGCCACGCCGGCTACCGCATCTCCGACTCGATGCTGATCACCGAATCCGGGGCCCGCCCCTTCACCAGCTACCCCCGTTCCCTCGACGACGTCGTCATCCCCGTCCCCTGA
- a CDS encoding ABC transporter ATP-binding protein, which translates to MRSWRPAVNQPDAPTTAPPDGGGQALSVRGLSVTFATRRGDVPAAVDVDLDVAAGELVALLGESGSGKSVTAKAIMGLHPPTVRVEADRIALGGTDLTTLTEAGRRAVRGNRMSMVFQDALSALNPVLSIGDQLGELFRTHRGASRKQARAAAVDLLAQVGIPAPARRVDEYPHQFSGGMRQRILIAMAIALRPELIIADEPTTALDVTVQAQILELLNGLRRDLGVGILLITHDLGVVSEVADRVVVMYAGRVVETGATAEVLGAPAHPYTDALLRSVPQAHQRGDDLYAIPGTPPNPARKPPGCAFHPRCDRVVERCRTERPALRVTGGRAAACHRTEELSHAITG; encoded by the coding sequence ATGCGTAGCTGGAGGCCCGCGGTGAATCAGCCAGACGCCCCAACCACCGCCCCACCGGACGGAGGAGGACAGGCCCTGTCGGTACGCGGGCTGTCCGTGACCTTCGCCACCCGGCGCGGCGACGTGCCCGCCGCCGTGGACGTCGACCTCGACGTCGCCGCCGGCGAACTGGTCGCGCTGCTCGGCGAGTCGGGCTCCGGCAAGTCGGTCACCGCGAAGGCGATCATGGGGCTGCACCCGCCGACCGTGCGCGTCGAGGCCGACCGGATCGCGCTCGGCGGCACCGACCTCACCACGCTCACCGAGGCTGGCCGCCGGGCCGTGCGCGGCAACCGGATGAGCATGGTCTTCCAGGACGCCCTGTCCGCCCTGAACCCGGTGCTCAGCATCGGTGACCAGCTCGGCGAGCTGTTCCGCACCCATCGCGGCGCCTCCCGCAAGCAGGCCCGCGCCGCCGCCGTCGACCTGCTCGCCCAGGTCGGCATCCCCGCCCCGGCCCGCCGGGTCGACGAGTATCCGCACCAGTTCTCCGGCGGGATGCGCCAGCGCATCCTCATCGCGATGGCCATCGCCCTGCGCCCCGAGCTGATCATCGCCGACGAGCCGACCACCGCCCTCGACGTCACCGTCCAGGCGCAGATCCTGGAGCTGCTCAACGGGCTGCGCCGGGACCTCGGCGTCGGCATCCTGCTGATCACCCACGACCTCGGCGTCGTCTCCGAGGTCGCCGACCGGGTGGTGGTCATGTACGCCGGGCGGGTCGTGGAGACGGGCGCCACCGCCGAGGTCCTCGGCGCGCCCGCCCACCCGTACACCGACGCCCTGCTGCGCTCCGTGCCCCAGGCCCACCAGCGCGGCGACGACCTGTACGCCATCCCCGGCACCCCGCCCAACCCGGCCCGCAAGCCGCCCGGCTGCGCGTTCCACCCCCGCTGCGACCGGGTCGTCGAGCGGTGCCGCACCGAACGCCCCGCGCTGAGGGTCACCGGCGGCCGCGCCGCCGCCTGCCACCGCACCGAGGAGTTGTCGCATGCCATCACCGGCTGA
- a CDS encoding ABC transporter permease has protein sequence MTATGIALDQVVADEPTAASATWTAFRRNPLGLASLAVLAALVVVAVAAPLIADYPGGYGPAVLTPPSGQHWFGTDNLGRDIFAEVVWGTRISMLVAALSSALAIVIGVLVAVLGAYFPRVDAVVGPVVDLALSLPVLPLMILVAALAGPSLATVVVVIALFSWPEVARVVRSQALAVVRLPYVDAARLTGGSWLWIIRRHLVPAVAPVIVVSVVLTASRAVLSAAGLAFLGLGDPNSWSWGRILYEAQQSGAMSSAWWTTLFPSLAMLALVVSATLISIAYNDARNPRTREN, from the coding sequence GTGACCGCCACCGGCATCGCCCTCGACCAGGTCGTCGCCGACGAGCCGACCGCCGCGAGCGCCACCTGGACCGCGTTCCGCCGCAACCCGCTGGGCCTGGCCTCCCTCGCCGTGCTCGCCGCCCTCGTCGTCGTCGCGGTCGCCGCCCCGCTCATCGCCGACTACCCCGGCGGCTACGGCCCGGCGGTGCTCACCCCACCGTCCGGGCAGCACTGGTTCGGCACCGACAACCTCGGCCGCGACATCTTCGCCGAGGTCGTCTGGGGCACCCGGATCAGCATGCTCGTCGCCGCGCTCTCCTCCGCCCTGGCCATCGTCATCGGCGTGCTCGTCGCGGTGCTCGGCGCGTACTTCCCGAGGGTCGACGCCGTGGTCGGCCCGGTCGTCGACCTGGCCCTGTCACTGCCCGTCCTGCCCCTGATGATCCTCGTCGCCGCCCTGGCCGGGCCCAGCCTCGCCACGGTGGTCGTGGTCATCGCCCTGTTCTCCTGGCCGGAGGTGGCCCGCGTGGTCCGCTCCCAGGCCCTGGCCGTGGTCCGGCTGCCCTACGTCGACGCCGCCCGGCTCACCGGCGGCTCCTGGCTGTGGATCATCCGCCGGCACCTGGTGCCCGCCGTCGCCCCCGTCATCGTGGTGTCGGTCGTGCTCACCGCCTCCCGGGCCGTGCTGTCGGCCGCCGGCCTGGCCTTCCTCGGCCTCGGCGACCCCAACAGCTGGTCGTGGGGCCGGATCCTCTACGAGGCCCAGCAGTCCGGCGCGATGTCCAGCGCCTGGTGGACCACCCTGTTCCCCTCGCTGGCGATGCTCGCCCTCGTCGTCTCCGCCACCCTCATCTCCATCGCCTACAACGACGCCCGCAACCCACGCACCCGGGAGAACTGA
- a CDS encoding Lrp/AsnC family transcriptional regulator produces MSSGPEHLDELDRRIILALQADGRATWTEIAERCQTSVTTVARRGQQLLRDGIVRVAVMPDVEYPGAADLFVLRITCEPGTQKRVLARLADRADLRFLALVTGPADIIAELSLRRGDSLHARIVEEIQAIEGVQRCDTDLTLHVYKVSHDWGQQLVVPGTPDTVVEVHQCAPGHFDAADEKIIDFMQEDGRASFRAVAKALGVDESTVRRRFEVLQRRGCISVVTLVSAPALGFESEIIFNITVDPARLDTLAHELGTHRGVRYVAATLNRNALFCEVILPTTDDVHAFTTRTLGRLDGVQGWTASMVLLTIRRGFVETPWWRDNV; encoded by the coding sequence ATGAGCAGCGGTCCTGAGCACCTGGACGAGCTGGACCGGCGGATCATCCTGGCGTTGCAGGCCGACGGGCGGGCCACCTGGACCGAGATCGCCGAGCGGTGCCAGACGTCGGTGACCACCGTGGCGCGCCGGGGCCAGCAGCTGCTCCGGGACGGCATCGTCCGGGTCGCGGTGATGCCCGACGTCGAGTACCCGGGCGCGGCGGACCTGTTCGTGCTGCGCATCACCTGCGAGCCGGGCACCCAGAAGCGGGTGCTGGCCCGGCTCGCCGACCGGGCCGACCTGCGCTTCCTGGCCCTGGTCACCGGCCCGGCGGACATCATCGCCGAGCTGAGCCTGCGGCGGGGCGACTCGCTGCACGCCCGGATCGTCGAGGAGATCCAGGCGATCGAGGGCGTGCAGCGCTGCGACACCGACCTGACCCTGCACGTCTACAAGGTCTCCCACGACTGGGGCCAGCAACTGGTCGTGCCGGGCACGCCCGACACCGTGGTCGAGGTGCACCAGTGCGCGCCGGGGCACTTCGACGCCGCCGACGAGAAGATCATCGACTTCATGCAGGAGGACGGCCGGGCCAGCTTCCGCGCGGTCGCCAAGGCCCTCGGCGTCGACGAGAGCACCGTGCGCCGCCGGTTCGAGGTGCTCCAGCGCCGGGGCTGCATCAGCGTGGTCACGCTGGTCTCCGCGCCGGCGCTCGGCTTCGAGTCCGAGATCATCTTCAACATCACCGTCGACCCGGCCCGCCTCGACACCCTCGCGCACGAGCTGGGCACCCACCGGGGCGTCCGGTACGTCGCGGCCACCCTCAACCGCAACGCGCTGTTCTGCGAGGTCATCCTGCCCACCACCGACGACGTGCACGCGTTCACCACCCGGACGCTCGGCCGCCTCGACGGGGTGCAGGGCTGGACGGCCAGCATGGTGCTGCTCACCATCCGGCGGGGCTTCGTCGAGACGCCGTGGTGGCGCGACAACGTCTGA
- a CDS encoding alpha/beta fold hydrolase, protein MRLPINGNELEVEVFGAEDAPLLIAHHGAPGLGSRAEPRATFRPFADTFRVLVFDARGSGVSEGRPPFSHEQWVADVDALRRWAGAERFVLAGGSYGGFIAMEYAIRHPERLTALVLRDTSADHENEKAARRNAEASTRVKIDPDKLDRINTGRVRDDDDLRDCWREILPLYDHVYDPAAVEAKVAATFYRYETHNHAFAVNQPAYDIKADLHRITCPTLVTVGRDDWITPVASSQTIVDLIPDARLVVFEKSGHSPQVEEAELWRETVRAFLREVGADEQRS, encoded by the coding sequence GTGCGACTGCCGATCAACGGAAACGAACTGGAGGTGGAGGTCTTCGGCGCCGAGGACGCTCCGCTGCTCATCGCCCACCACGGCGCGCCCGGCCTGGGCTCCCGCGCCGAGCCCCGCGCCACGTTCCGGCCGTTCGCCGACACGTTCCGCGTCCTGGTCTTCGACGCCCGCGGCAGCGGCGTCAGCGAGGGCCGGCCGCCGTTCAGCCACGAGCAGTGGGTCGCCGACGTCGACGCGCTGCGGCGGTGGGCCGGCGCGGAGCGGTTCGTCCTGGCCGGCGGCTCCTACGGCGGCTTCATCGCCATGGAGTACGCGATCCGCCACCCGGAACGGCTCACCGCCCTCGTGCTGCGCGACACCTCCGCCGACCACGAGAACGAGAAGGCCGCCCGGCGTAACGCCGAGGCATCCACCCGTGTGAAGATCGACCCCGACAAGCTGGACCGCATCAACACCGGACGGGTGCGCGACGATGACGACCTGCGGGACTGCTGGCGGGAGATCCTGCCGCTCTACGACCACGTCTACGATCCGGCGGCCGTCGAGGCCAAGGTCGCGGCCACGTTCTACCGCTACGAGACGCACAACCACGCGTTCGCGGTGAACCAGCCCGCGTACGACATCAAGGCCGACCTGCACCGGATCACCTGCCCGACGCTGGTGACCGTCGGCCGCGACGACTGGATCACCCCGGTGGCCAGCAGCCAGACCATCGTCGACCTGATCCCCGACGCACGGCTGGTGGTGTTCGAGAAGTCGGGCCACTCCCCGCAGGTGGAGGAGGCCGAGCTGTGGCGCGAGACGGTACGCGCCTTCCTACGCGAGGTGGGGGCGGATGAGCAGCGGTCCTGA
- a CDS encoding ABC transporter permease, whose amino-acid sequence MPPVVGFVARRLGRAVLTLWFATTITFLLLRLLPGNPALAVATPNMTPQTQAILLRQYGLDEPLLVQYGKYLWQLVQGNLGVSITQSVPVTDVLLERLPWTLLLTGSSLLVTVAVGIPLGVLAATRPSGLLDRLVQVGGVVGQSVFVPSVAIALLFLFGLQLRWLPIGGAYSPGVYGGRWYLDVAAHLVLPCASLVLVQLGSYVLALRATLIDSLGEDYCVLATAKGLPHRKVVWKHALRNALLPTTTLVGLQLGFLVGGAVLTETVFAYPGIGRGIYEAVTQLDYPVLQGAFVLLAATVVLANVLTDLAYGLLDPRVRTQ is encoded by the coding sequence ATGCCACCGGTTGTCGGCTTCGTCGCGCGGCGGCTCGGACGGGCGGTCCTGACGCTCTGGTTCGCCACCACGATCACCTTCCTGCTGCTGCGGCTGCTGCCCGGCAACCCGGCGCTCGCCGTCGCCACCCCCAACATGACCCCGCAGACCCAGGCGATCCTGCTGCGCCAGTACGGCCTCGACGAGCCCCTGCTCGTCCAGTACGGCAAGTACCTGTGGCAGCTCGTCCAGGGCAACCTCGGGGTCTCCATCACCCAGTCCGTTCCGGTGACCGACGTGCTGCTGGAACGCCTCCCGTGGACCCTGCTGCTCACCGGGTCCTCCCTGCTGGTGACGGTCGCCGTCGGCATCCCCCTCGGGGTGCTGGCGGCGACCCGCCCCAGCGGCCTGCTCGACCGGCTCGTCCAGGTCGGCGGCGTCGTCGGCCAGTCGGTCTTCGTGCCCAGCGTCGCGATCGCCCTGCTGTTCCTGTTCGGCCTCCAACTGCGGTGGCTGCCCATCGGCGGCGCGTACAGCCCCGGCGTCTACGGCGGGCGGTGGTACCTCGACGTGGCCGCCCACCTGGTGCTGCCCTGCGCCAGCCTGGTCCTGGTGCAGCTCGGCTCCTACGTGCTGGCCCTGCGGGCCACCCTCATCGACTCCCTCGGCGAGGACTACTGCGTCCTGGCCACCGCCAAGGGCCTGCCCCACCGCAAGGTGGTGTGGAAGCACGCCCTGCGCAACGCGCTGCTGCCCACCACCACCCTGGTCGGCCTGCAACTGGGCTTCCTCGTGGGCGGCGCGGTGCTCACCGAGACCGTCTTCGCCTACCCGGGCATCGGCCGGGGCATCTACGAGGCGGTCACCCAGCTCGACTACCCCGTCCTGCAGGGCGCGTTCGTCCTGCTCGCCGCGACCGTCGTGCTCGCCAACGTGCTCACCGACCTGGCGTACGGCCTGCTCGACCCGAGGGTGAGGACCCAGTGA